The following proteins are encoded in a genomic region of Haloarcula marina:
- a CDS encoding DUF4382 domain-containing protein, whose protein sequence is MDRRTYLQRAGTAVSVAAVAGCTGDSGGDSESGATESSDDTGDQSGDGTTYGTLATSVTDQPSDIGDFESCVVTLEGMWLVPASDDATETDGEGTESETEMTDTESETASTETETETATTTATGSTTDTGTDTATETATETTTDAETDDSDGGRRYVAFEEPQRADLVDLQGNNTQLLDEIDVRTGEYRFLQLAVTGVEGVLTDGTEASVDTPGNAPLKFNHAFEIRADERTHFVADFTPVKRGNGSYLIRPVATGTTVLYGDEEYTAEASASTTADETATGTDSAETETETTTATETATDDGPGNSGGNGNRQNGN, encoded by the coding sequence ATGGACCGGCGTACATATCTCCAGCGAGCGGGCACGGCAGTATCGGTCGCCGCGGTCGCCGGATGTACCGGCGACAGCGGGGGCGACTCCGAGAGCGGCGCAACCGAAAGCTCCGACGACACCGGTGACCAGTCCGGCGATGGCACGACGTACGGGACGCTCGCAACGAGTGTCACCGACCAACCGAGCGACATCGGTGACTTCGAATCCTGCGTCGTCACGTTGGAGGGCATGTGGCTCGTGCCCGCCAGCGACGACGCGACGGAGACCGACGGTGAGGGGACCGAGTCGGAGACGGAGATGACCGACACCGAATCGGAGACGGCGAGCACGGAGACCGAAACCGAAACCGCGACCACGACCGCAACGGGGTCGACGACGGACACGGGGACAGATACGGCAACCGAGACGGCAACCGAGACGACGACGGACGCCGAAACCGACGATAGCGACGGCGGGCGCAGGTACGTCGCGTTCGAGGAGCCACAGCGGGCGGACCTCGTCGACCTCCAGGGGAACAACACGCAACTGCTGGACGAAATCGACGTGCGGACGGGCGAGTATCGGTTCCTCCAGTTGGCCGTCACCGGCGTCGAGGGCGTCCTCACGGACGGGACCGAGGCATCCGTCGACACGCCGGGGAACGCGCCGCTGAAGTTCAACCACGCCTTCGAGATTCGCGCCGACGAGCGGACGCATTTCGTCGCCGACTTCACTCCGGTCAAACGCGGCAACGGGAGCTACCTCATTCGCCCGGTCGCCACGGGCACGACGGTCCTGTACGGCGACGAGGAGTACACGGCCGAGGCTTCGGCATCGACGACGGCCGACGAGACGGCGACGGGAACCGACTCTGCGGAGACGGAAACGGAGACCACCACCGCGACCGAAACAGCCACCGACGACGGCCCGGGGAACAGCGGCGGGAACGGCAATCGGCAGAACGGTAACTGA
- the moaC gene encoding cyclic pyranopterin monophosphate synthase MoaC: protein MSDEFTHVDDEGDAQMVNVGEKAESQRRAVARGEIRLSDDTLDAINDDEVAKGDVLTTARIGAIQAVKHTWETIPMCHQIPITNVDTDFEVGDGSVELTVAVETVGKTGCEMEALEGVTTGLNVVWDMVKANEKDDDGQYPTAAIDDVRVVEKSVDRP, encoded by the coding sequence ATGAGCGACGAGTTCACGCACGTCGACGACGAGGGCGACGCGCAGATGGTGAACGTCGGGGAGAAAGCCGAGAGCCAACGCCGAGCGGTCGCCCGCGGCGAGATACGTCTCTCCGACGACACGCTGGACGCCATCAACGACGACGAGGTAGCGAAGGGCGACGTGTTGACGACGGCACGCATCGGCGCGATTCAAGCGGTCAAGCACACGTGGGAGACGATTCCGATGTGCCACCAGATACCGATCACGAACGTCGATACCGACTTCGAGGTCGGAGACGGGTCGGTCGAACTCACCGTCGCCGTCGAGACGGTCGGAAAGACCGGGTGTGAGATGGAGGCCTTAGAGGGCGTGACGACCGGACTCAACGTCGTCTGGGACATGGTGAAGGCCAACGAGAAAGACGACGACGGCCAGTATCCGACGGCCGCCATCGACGACGTGCGGGTCGTCGAGAAGTCCGTCGACCGACCGTAG
- a CDS encoding MogA/MoaB family molybdenum cofactor biosynthesis protein, producing MGDHGHDHSDHHHGHEDDDHHAHDHDAVTIAVVTVSSSRTLDEDPAGDAIERLCADAGHDVTVRSLVGDDAAAIADAVAGAMDDGADVVVTTGGTGLTNDDVTVDAVGALFDREIPGFGELFRWRSFEDVGPMAMASRATAGVVDDRLVFCLPGSEAAARLGASEFVAPAAGHLLGLVRR from the coding sequence ATGGGCGACCACGGGCACGACCATTCCGACCATCACCACGGACACGAAGACGACGACCATCACGCACACGACCACGACGCCGTCACTATCGCCGTCGTGACCGTCTCCTCGTCCCGAACGCTCGACGAGGACCCCGCTGGCGACGCCATCGAACGGCTATGCGCCGACGCCGGGCACGACGTTACCGTCCGGTCGCTGGTCGGCGACGACGCGGCGGCCATCGCCGACGCGGTGGCAGGTGCGATGGACGACGGCGCGGACGTCGTCGTCACCACGGGCGGAACGGGCCTGACAAACGACGACGTGACAGTCGACGCCGTCGGTGCGCTGTTCGACCGCGAGATTCCGGGCTTCGGCGAACTGTTCCGGTGGCGGTCCTTCGAGGACGTCGGGCCGATGGCGATGGCCTCGCGCGCTACCGCTGGCGTCGTCGACGACCGACTCGTCTTTTGTCTCCCCGGGAGCGAAGCGGCCGCCCGACTCGGCGCGTCGGAGTTCGTCGCCCCCGCCGCGGGGCACTTGCTCGGCCTGGTCCGTCGTTGA
- the mobA gene encoding molybdenum cofactor guanylyltransferase has protein sequence MTVTGVVVAGGRSTRFGEGEKALAELGGQSMLRRVTEVLAAVADRVVVNCRPDQQERFAASLAGVDTSVRFALDERPDEGPLAGLRTALSVVETDLAVVLACDMPLADPDLLRRLIDDAAGVDAAVPRQPGGPEPLHAVYRVEPTRAAADAALSAGERSFRGALDRLDVRYVDAPDTRQWRRSLTSVDSAERLRELAAAFEDR, from the coding sequence GTGACCGTAACTGGCGTCGTCGTCGCTGGCGGTCGGTCGACCCGCTTCGGCGAGGGCGAGAAGGCGCTGGCCGAACTCGGCGGCCAGTCGATGCTCCGTCGCGTCACCGAGGTGCTCGCCGCCGTCGCGGACCGCGTCGTCGTGAACTGCCGCCCCGACCAGCAGGAGCGATTCGCCGCGTCGCTCGCGGGCGTCGACACGTCGGTCCGGTTCGCACTCGACGAGCGGCCGGACGAGGGTCCGCTCGCCGGACTCCGGACGGCGCTGTCAGTCGTCGAAACCGACCTCGCGGTCGTCCTCGCCTGTGATATGCCACTCGCCGACCCGGACTTACTGCGACGGCTCATCGACGACGCGGCGGGCGTCGACGCCGCCGTCCCGCGCCAACCGGGCGGTCCGGAACCGCTCCACGCCGTCTATCGCGTCGAACCGACGCGCGCGGCGGCGGACGCGGCGCTCTCTGCCGGAGAGCGGAGTTTTCGAGGTGCACTCGACCGCCTCGACGTTCGGTACGTCGACGCCCCGGACACGCGGCAGTGGCGTCGCTCGCTCACGAGCGTCGACAGCGCCGAGCGACTTCGAGAACTGGCCGCGGCGTTCGAAGACCGGTAG
- the pyrI gene encoding aspartate carbamoyltransferase regulatory subunit → MTDDRKLRVSKIRNGTVIDHIAGGQALNVLAILGIDGTSGESVSVAMNMPSDRLGKKDIVKVEGRELSQNEVDVLSLIAPAASINIVRDYEVVEKHRVERPEVVVGVLECPNHNCITTEDEPVESRFAVVDDGVRCEYCDTIIRNDLPAHILAD, encoded by the coding sequence ATGACCGACGACCGCAAACTCCGCGTCTCGAAGATTCGCAACGGCACCGTCATCGACCACATCGCGGGTGGACAGGCGCTGAACGTCCTCGCAATCCTCGGCATCGACGGGACCAGCGGCGAGTCCGTCTCCGTCGCGATGAACATGCCCTCCGATAGGCTGGGCAAGAAGGACATCGTGAAAGTCGAGGGCCGAGAGCTCTCACAGAACGAAGTCGACGTGCTCTCGCTCATCGCGCCCGCGGCGTCTATCAACATCGTCCGGGACTACGAAGTCGTCGAGAAGCACCGCGTCGAGCGCCCCGAAGTCGTCGTCGGCGTCCTCGAATGCCCCAACCACAACTGCATCACGACGGAGGACGAACCCGTCGAGTCCCGCTTCGCCGTCGTCGACGACGGCGTCCGCTGTGAGTACTGCGACACCATCATCCGCAACGACCTCCCGGCGCACATCCTCGCGGACTGA
- the pyrB gene encoding aspartate carbamoyltransferase: MRHDHIISAKQLTRADIEEVLDHAADIAEDPGAYADRHADTLLGMLFFEPSTRTKMSFTTAMKRLGGDIVDMGSVESSSVKKGESLADTVRVVEGYADALVLRHPMEGSSKMASEFVDVPLVNAGDGAGQHPTQTLLDLYTIRENAGFDDLTIGIMGDLKYGRTVHSLAHALTNVDAHQHFISPESLKLPRSVRYDLHQEGADVREHTELDDILPELDVLYVTRIQRERFPDESEYREVAGQYQIDGETLDVAKDDLTVMHPLPRVDEIAHEVDDTDHAKYFQQAHNGVPVRMALLDLLLGGESER; encoded by the coding sequence ATGCGGCACGACCACATCATCAGCGCGAAACAACTGACGCGGGCCGACATCGAGGAGGTGCTCGACCACGCGGCCGACATCGCCGAGGACCCGGGGGCGTACGCGGACCGGCACGCGGACACCCTGCTCGGGATGCTCTTCTTCGAGCCGAGTACGCGCACGAAGATGAGTTTCACCACGGCGATGAAACGCCTGGGCGGCGACATCGTCGACATGGGGTCGGTCGAATCGTCGAGCGTCAAGAAGGGCGAGTCGCTGGCCGACACCGTCCGCGTCGTCGAGGGGTACGCCGACGCGTTGGTCCTTCGCCACCCGATGGAGGGGTCCTCGAAGATGGCCAGCGAGTTCGTGGACGTGCCACTGGTCAACGCTGGCGACGGCGCGGGTCAACATCCCACGCAGACCTTACTCGACCTCTACACGATTCGGGAGAACGCTGGCTTCGACGACCTCACCATCGGCATCATGGGCGACCTGAAGTACGGTCGCACCGTCCACTCGCTGGCACACGCTCTGACGAACGTCGACGCCCACCAGCACTTCATCAGCCCCGAGTCGCTGAAGCTTCCCCGGTCCGTCCGCTACGACCTCCATCAGGAGGGGGCCGACGTTCGAGAACACACCGAACTCGACGACATCCTCCCCGAACTGGACGTGCTCTACGTCACCCGCATCCAGCGCGAGCGGTTCCCGGACGAGAGCGAGTACCGGGAAGTCGCCGGACAGTACCAGATAGACGGCGAAACGCTCGACGTGGCGAAAGACGACCTGACGGTTATGCACCCGCTCCCGCGCGTCGACGAGATTGCCCACGAGGTGGACGACACCGACCACGCGAAGTACTTCCAGCAGGCCCACAACGGCGTGCCGGTGCGGATGGCGCTGCTCGACCTGCTGCTCGGAGGTGAATCCGAACGATGA
- a CDS encoding MinD/ParA family ATP-binding protein: MLAIAGGKGGCGKTTTALGIARALADIGARPLVVDTDADMPDVHHRAGVDGDGGVAVVAEGGRPRTAARRSPRFPGVDVLPCRDGDAEAVAAVAHRLADAARPVLLDCPAGAGPAAVAPLRAADRTVVVSTPSPQSLRDAAKTAAMARELDAAPALVVLVRSDGESDPSPLFESPAVVHIPELSEPPLETEESVAGYLSCAKILRKRNI; the protein is encoded by the coding sequence ATGCTCGCGATTGCCGGTGGCAAAGGTGGCTGTGGGAAGACCACGACGGCGCTCGGAATAGCCCGCGCACTGGCGGACATCGGGGCGCGGCCGCTCGTCGTCGACACCGACGCGGACATGCCGGACGTGCATCATCGCGCGGGGGTCGACGGGGACGGCGGCGTGGCGGTAGTCGCCGAGGGCGGACGCCCGCGAACTGCCGCCCGACGGTCGCCGCGATTTCCCGGGGTCGACGTGCTTCCGTGCCGCGACGGTGACGCGGAAGCGGTTGCCGCCGTGGCCCACCGTCTCGCCGACGCCGCGCGTCCGGTCCTCCTCGACTGCCCGGCGGGCGCGGGGCCCGCCGCCGTCGCGCCGTTGCGCGCCGCCGACCGAACCGTCGTCGTCTCGACGCCCTCGCCCCAGAGCCTCCGGGACGCCGCGAAGACGGCCGCGATGGCGCGCGAACTCGACGCAGCGCCCGCTCTCGTCGTTCTCGTCCGGAGCGACGGCGAGAGTGACCCGTCGCCGCTGTTCGAGTCCCCGGCGGTCGTGCACATCCCCGAACTCTCAGAACCTCCACTCGAAACCGAGGAATCGGTAGCAGGGTACCTGAGCTGTGCGAAAATCTTGCGCAAGCGGAATATTTAA
- a CDS encoding RAD55 family ATPase, with product MVNRLRTGIDVLDRKLDGGIPAGSIVALTAQPASQAELFLYELTATRGTLWLSLDRTAQSVVASIEHTPANTGDPTVRHISGEAPLDNAGKLVSALPETSNLIVDPLDVLEAQEPHSRFRAFMNDLQNHIVNTGSLAILHCLDGREVPPLRDTTEHFADVVFQLKTTTNGDEVENRLAIPKFRGGRAPNDIIKLNLVEEVSIDTSRDIA from the coding sequence ATGGTGAACCGGCTCAGAACGGGAATCGATGTTCTCGACAGGAAACTCGACGGCGGGATTCCCGCGGGGAGCATCGTCGCCCTCACTGCGCAACCGGCAAGCCAAGCAGAGCTGTTTCTGTACGAACTCACGGCCACGCGCGGGACGCTCTGGCTCTCGCTCGACCGTACGGCCCAGTCCGTCGTCGCCAGCATCGAACACACACCGGCCAACACCGGCGACCCGACGGTGCGCCACATCTCCGGCGAAGCGCCGCTGGACAACGCCGGGAAACTCGTCTCGGCGCTGCCCGAAACGTCGAACCTCATCGTCGACCCGTTGGACGTACTGGAGGCACAGGAACCCCACTCCCGGTTCCGGGCGTTCATGAACGACCTCCAGAACCACATCGTCAACACCGGGAGTCTGGCCATCCTCCACTGTCTCGACGGCCGAGAGGTCCCGCCGCTTCGCGATACGACCGAGCACTTCGCGGACGTGGTGTTCCAACTGAAGACGACGACGAACGGCGACGAAGTCGAGAACCGCCTCGCCATTCCGAAGTTCCGAGGCGGGCGCGCGCCAAACGACATCATCAAACTCAATCTCGTCGAAGAGGTCAGCATCGACACCAGTCGAGACATCGCGTAG